TGTGGACCGCCACCCGCGGCGAGGACGTCCTGTCCACGTTCGCCGTCGACGGCGACGAGCTGCGCCTCCTCGCCACCGTGCCGTGCGGCGGCCACTGGCCGCGGGCCATCGCCGAGTCGGGCGGGTATCTGTACGTCGCCAACGAGCGCTCCGGCGACGTGACCTGGTTCGCCCTCGACCCGGAGACGGGGCTGCCACGCCGGGGCACCGCGGGGTCGGGCCCGGCTTCGGTGAAGGTGCCGGCGGCGTCCTGCGTGGTGCTCGGCTGACTCCTGAGCGCGGTGTCGGATGCTTTGGCTGACTCCTGAGCGCGGTGCCGGATGCCTTGGCTGAATCCCGAGTGTGCCGCCGGATGCCTTGGCTGGTCCCGAGCACGGGTGCCTTATGCCGAAGGGCCCGCCTCCCGTACTGGGAGCGGGCCCTTCGGCGGTGCGTGCGGTCGTGCGGCGGTGCGGCGGTGCCTGCGGTCGTGCCTGCCTCAGCGCGTCGGGGCGCCCTGAGGCTGCTGCGGCGCGATGCCCAGCGCCGTCGTGTACTTCGCCAGCGCGAGCTTGCCGATCGCCGGGTAGGGGCCGAGCGCCTCGGCGGCGGAGCAGCCCGCCTCCTTGGCCGCCTCCTCGATCAGACCCGGGTCGATCTCCGGCCCTATCAGGTAGGGCGCCAGCGCCAGCTGCTGCGAACCCGAGGCGCGCAGCTGCTCGGCCACGGAGGAGATCGAGCCCTCCTGGTCGAGGGCGGCCGCCATCACCGGCACGGCGAGGCGCGCGGCGAGCAGCATGCCGGTGATCCCGGCCGCCTGCACGGCCTCGTCACCGCCCACGGAGGCCAGGATGATGCCGTCCGCGGCGGTCGCCACGGTGAACAGCCGGGCGCGGTCGGCGCGGGCCAGACCGGCCTCGGACAGCCGCACGTGCAGCGCCTCGGCGAGCAGCGGGTGCGGGCCGAGCACATCGGTGAGGTCGGCCGCGACACGGCTGTCCATCACGGCCTGGCGGACCACCCGCAGCAGCGCGCTGTCCGGACCGGCCAGCAGCGGCACGACGACGGCGACGGGACCCTCGGGCTCCTTGACGTCGAGTCCCGCGGCCCTGGCCTGCTCGAACCGGGCCGTGCGCTCCTCGGCGGCGTGCGCGAGCACGGACTGGAGCGTGGGGAACTCCGCGTCGTCCCCGTCGAGGTAGCCGATCCGCGCGTCGAGGCCGGGGAGCTCGGAGCGGGCGATGCTCACGACCTCCTCGGCGAGGCTGCGCGTGGCAGCGCTCGGCGTGCCCGGCACCGCGAGGACAAGCGCGGGCGCGCCCTCGGGAGCCGCCAGCGGCTCGGGACGGCGGTGCCGTCCGGGCTGGCGGGGGCGCGGCATTCGTACTGGCAGGCCGGCGGGCCCAGTGGGGGAGCTCATGGCGCCGCATGTTACTGGCTTACTGGGCTTCCCTGTTCGGGGAGGGTGCAGGTGAGCGGTATCCGTCCGGTTTTGTCTGATGAGTTACGTACGGATCGGAAGCGGGCGCCCTGTCGGGATCAGTCGCCCGTTCCGGTCATCACGTGCACCATCGACGCATCACTCGGCAGAGTGAGCGCCCCGGTCGCCAGGTCGGTCGCGATCCGCACGGCCCCGTGCAACGGATCCCCGGCGGCGGCGACCCGGCGCGCGTGCGGCAGCCTCTTCGCCAACTCCTCCTCCAGGGGTACGAGGAGCGGGGCGCCCATCCTGAACAGCCCGCCGGTGACGGCCACGTGGGGTTCTCCGGCGGGCGGACAGACCGCCGCCGCCGACTCGGCCATGTGCCGGGCCGCCTCGCGCAGGATGCCGGCGGCCACCGGGTCGTCGTCCGCGCAGGCGGCGACCTGTGGCGCGAAGGAGGCGAGGACGGCGGGCCGGTCCGGTCGCGGATAGAGCCGCCCCGGCAGCCCGGCCATCGGGCCGAACTCGCCCTCGGCGCGGGCCAGCAGCCCGGCGGAACCCCCCGGCCGCCCGTCGTACGCCCGCAGGGCCGCCTCCAGCCCCGCCCGGCCGATCCAGGCGCCGCTGCCGCAGTCGCCGAGGAGATGCCCCCAGCCGTCGGCACGACGCCAGCCGGTCAGATCCGTGCCGATGGCGATGAGCCCCGTACCGCCCGCGACCACGGCACCCGGCGTCGGCCCGAGGGCACCCACATAGGCGGTGACGGCGTCGGCGACGAGCGCGATCGGCCCGATCCCGAACTCCCGCCGCAGGGCACCCGGGAGCTCGGCGCGCAGGGCTTCGCCCAGCGTGGTCAGCCCGGCGGCCCCGACAACCGCCGCCCGCAACCGAGTCACCTGGGCCTCTGCGGCCAACTCCCGGACCATCGGCACCAGTTGTTCCATCAGGTGCACCGGGTCGATACCCCGCGCGCCCGTACGCACCGGCACGCGCGACTCCCGCAGGCCCAACGCGCCGCGCTCCGCCGTACCGACGGCGACGCGGAGACCGGAGCCACCGGAGTCGACCGCGAGGATGCCCGGGTCGGCCGGGTCCGGGACACGTCTGTCACCACCCGGGTCGGCCGGGTCCGGGAGACCCCTGGCGTCGCCCGGGTGGGCCGGGTCCGGGAGGCCCCCGTCGTCACCCGGGTCGGCCGGGATCGGGAGGTCCCTGTCACCACCCATGCCGGTCGCAAGTCCCCCGTCGCCGGCTCCCGTTGCGGTCACGGCAGACGCCAGTCCACCGGTTGCCCTCCCTGACGGACCAGCAGGTCGTTGGCCCGGCTGAACGGTCGGGAACCGAAGAAGCCGCGGTCCGCCGACAT
This DNA window, taken from Streptomyces sp. NBC_00663, encodes the following:
- a CDS encoding N-acetylglucosamine kinase, with the protein product MGGDRDLPIPADPGDDGGLPDPAHPGDARGLPDPADPGGDRRVPDPADPGILAVDSGGSGLRVAVGTAERGALGLRESRVPVRTGARGIDPVHLMEQLVPMVRELAAEAQVTRLRAAVVGAAGLTTLGEALRAELPGALRREFGIGPIALVADAVTAYVGALGPTPGAVVAGGTGLIAIGTDLTGWRRADGWGHLLGDCGSGAWIGRAGLEAALRAYDGRPGGSAGLLARAEGEFGPMAGLPGRLYPRPDRPAVLASFAPQVAACADDDPVAAGILREAARHMAESAAAVCPPAGEPHVAVTGGLFRMGAPLLVPLEEELAKRLPHARRVAAAGDPLHGAVRIATDLATGALTLPSDASMVHVMTGTGD
- a CDS encoding sirohydrochlorin chelatase, with translation MSSPTGPAGLPVRMPRPRQPGRHRRPEPLAAPEGAPALVLAVPGTPSAATRSLAEEVVSIARSELPGLDARIGYLDGDDAEFPTLQSVLAHAAEERTARFEQARAAGLDVKEPEGPVAVVVPLLAGPDSALLRVVRQAVMDSRVAADLTDVLGPHPLLAEALHVRLSEAGLARADRARLFTVATAADGIILASVGGDEAVQAAGITGMLLAARLAVPVMAAALDQEGSISSVAEQLRASGSQQLALAPYLIGPEIDPGLIEEAAKEAGCSAAEALGPYPAIGKLALAKYTTALGIAPQQPQGAPTR